In Eupeodes corollae chromosome 3, idEupCoro1.1, whole genome shotgun sequence, a single genomic region encodes these proteins:
- the LOC129949918 gene encoding activating signal cointegrator 1 complex subunit 1, translating into MSREILSPPILVMGTRRYRLNIIDEDYGKPTVDPSSLGYQEDDLYDDDDEDTYEVEELQNSVFRLAYHVPRVFYGGMIGQKGITKKRIESDTRTEIFIPGFRDTEESLVSIKGKSRKDVCAARRRLELVAESLRKKIQATHFTCVPVCTGDIKKAFDNLKESILYENFYGIDEDLFLSRDKLHITFASCKLLDDEERVKAAQIFNECKEFLANMPHIKVKVRGLEIMNDDPSSVNVVYGCIESSQLQVLADKILQKFKEARLNNEEYRNSAKLHMTVMNVGGRLKKDPDSPNAFDARPILEKFSDYEFGTFTVSEVHLSQMHTTGPNGFYIATGVITA; encoded by the exons ATGAGCCGCGAAATCTTATCACCGCCCATCTTGGTTATGGGGACACGTCGTTATCGTCTTAATATAATTGATGAAGACTATGGAAAACCTACTGTAGACCCATCTAGTTTAGGATATCAGGAAGACG ATCtatatgacgatgatgatgaagacaCTTATGAAGTTGAAGAGCTACAAAACTCGGTATTTCGATTAGCATATCATGTTCCCag AGTATTTTATGGAGGAATGATTGGACAAAAAGGAATTACTAAAAAGAGAATTGAATCCGACACAAGAACGGAAATTTTCATTCCAGGTTTTAGGGACACAGAAGAGTCTTTGGTTTCCATTAAAG GTAAATCTAGAAAAGATGTTTGTGCTGCACGTCGACGGCTTGAATTAGTTGCTGAGTCTTTGCGAAAGAAAATCCAGGCAACGCATTTTACTTGTGTGCCTGTGTGCACGGGTGATATAAAGAAAGCGTTTGATAACTTGAAG GAGTCCATTCTTTACGAAAATTTTTATGGCATTGATGAAGATCTCTTTTTGAGCAGAGATAAATTACACATAACTTTTGCTTCGTGTAAACTTCTTGACGATGAAGAACGAGTTAAAGCTGCACAAATATTTAATGAATGCAA gGAATTCCTTGCCAATATGCCTCACATTAAAGTAAAGGTACGTGGTTTGGAAATTATGAACGATGACCCCAGTTCTGTTAATGTTGTATATGGTTGCATCGAGTCTTCACAACTTCAAGTACTTGCtgataaaatattacaaaagttCAAAGAAGCCCGTCTTAATAATGAAGAATATCGAAATAGTGCCAAACTTCATATGACCGTTATGAATGTTGGTGGTCGCCTTAAAAAGGATCCAGATAGCCCCAATGCATTCGATGCAAGgccaattttagaaaaattctctGATTATGAATTTGGAACATTTACTGTAAGCGAAGTTCACTTGTCACAAATGCATACAACTGGACCAAATGGATTTTATATTGCAACGGGAGTAATAACTGCATAG